In Rhizobiales bacterium NRL2, a genomic segment contains:
- a CDS encoding branched-chain amino acid ABC transporter substrate-binding protein — translation MKIIDKSLSRRSLLKTGTALGAGAIVAPTIFSSQAWAAGYTNEPKGGTVTFGFNVPQTGAYADEGADELRAYQLAVEHINGEGDGGMLNTFSSKALQGNGINGKKVVYVTGDTQTKSDAARASAKRMIEKDGAIMITGGSSSGVAIAVQGLCQDAGVIFMAGLTHSNDTTGKDKRANGFRHFFNTEMSGAALGPVLKNNFGTDRRAYHLTADYTWGWSQEGSIKKYTEQLGWETVAAVRTPLGAGDFSQYITPVLNSGADVLVLNHYGRDMVNSLTQAVQFGLRDKQVNGKDFAIVVPLYSRLMAQGAGENVKGIFGSTNWHWSLQDEGSQAFVKSFGQKYGFPPSQAAHTTYCQAILYADACQRAGSFRPSEVGKALEGFEFDGLGNGPTEYRAEDHQCFKDVLVVKGKENPSSKFDVLEVVEVTPRAQVEYPASMLGGELGPYNDGSA, via the coding sequence ATGAAGATCATCGACAAGAGCCTGTCGCGGCGCAGCCTGCTGAAGACCGGCACGGCGCTCGGCGCCGGCGCCATCGTGGCGCCGACGATTTTCTCCAGCCAAGCCTGGGCGGCCGGCTACACCAACGAACCGAAGGGCGGCACCGTGACCTTCGGCTTCAACGTGCCGCAGACGGGCGCCTATGCCGACGAGGGCGCGGACGAGCTGCGCGCCTACCAGCTGGCGGTCGAGCACATCAACGGCGAAGGCGACGGTGGCATGCTGAACACCTTCTCGTCGAAGGCGCTGCAGGGCAACGGCATCAACGGCAAGAAGGTCGTCTACGTCACCGGCGACACCCAGACCAAGTCGGACGCCGCCCGCGCATCGGCCAAGCGGATGATCGAGAAGGACGGCGCCATCATGATCACCGGCGGCTCCTCGTCGGGCGTGGCGATCGCCGTCCAGGGTCTCTGCCAGGACGCCGGCGTCATCTTCATGGCCGGCCTGACGCACTCCAACGACACCACCGGCAAGGACAAGCGCGCCAACGGCTTCCGCCACTTCTTCAACACCGAGATGTCGGGCGCCGCGCTCGGCCCGGTGCTGAAGAACAACTTCGGCACCGACCGCAGGGCCTACCACCTGACCGCCGACTATACCTGGGGCTGGTCGCAGGAAGGCTCGATCAAGAAGTACACCGAGCAGCTCGGCTGGGAGACGGTCGCGGCCGTCCGCACCCCGCTTGGCGCGGGCGACTTCTCGCAGTACATCACGCCGGTGCTGAACTCCGGCGCCGACGTGCTGGTGCTGAACCACTACGGCCGCGACATGGTCAACTCGCTGACCCAGGCGGTCCAGTTCGGCCTGCGCGACAAGCAGGTCAACGGCAAGGACTTCGCCATCGTCGTCCCGCTCTACAGCCGCCTGATGGCCCAGGGCGCGGGCGAGAACGTCAAGGGCATCTTCGGCTCGACGAACTGGCACTGGTCGCTGCAGGACGAGGGCTCGCAGGCCTTCGTCAAGTCCTTCGGCCAGAAGTACGGCTTCCCGCCGAGCCAGGCCGCGCACACCACCTACTGCCAGGCCATCCTCTACGCCGACGCCTGCCAGCGCGCCGGCTCCTTCCGGCCCTCCGAGGTCGGCAAGGCGCTCGAGGGCTTCGAGTTCGACGGTCTCGGCAACGGCCCGACGGAGTACCGCGCCGAGGATCACCAGTGCTTCAAGGACGTGCTGGTCGTGAAGGGCAAGGAGAACCCGTCGTCCAAGTTCGACGTTCTCGAGGTCGTCGAGGTCACGCCGCGCGCGCAGGTCGAATATCCGGCCAGCATGCTGGGCGGCGAGCTCGGCCCGTACAATGATGGCTCCGCCTAA